AGCTTATCGTACTCCTGTATTTGGCCGCTGCGACGCAACGATCGCAGACGATTTTCTACCAAGAGGCGAGAATCGGAACGGCTAATCGGCTCGCAAGTGATGCCAGCAGGTGTAGTAGTGACTAAAAAAAATAAGCGTTGCGCGTAGAGTGTAGTGAACAATTCCTTGTTTTCTTCTAGCGTACACACTCGGTAAAGCAAACCAAATGTCGGATGATTTAGGTATGTCTCTGTGTTTTC
The DNA window shown above is from Aerosakkonema funiforme FACHB-1375 and carries:
- the pipX gene encoding transcriptional coactivator PipX — translated: MNENTETYLNHPTFGLLYRVCTLEENKELFTTLYAQRLFFLVTTTPAGITCEPISRSDSRLLVENRLRSLRRSGQIQEYDKLMVVHHRTFQ